In one Lolium rigidum isolate FL_2022 chromosome 3, APGP_CSIRO_Lrig_0.1, whole genome shotgun sequence genomic region, the following are encoded:
- the LOC124694313 gene encoding zingipain-2-like: protein MEIHLLGRHVSSGVWHRGEDPIAPVLQPSIVRVDVVECQRKVGDAAAIAAGRRSWLSRGIVITSAWCVGFGLWNVNMVEEHEERSTRPSEVDWVKAGDVSPVVRKQNGCSCCWAMAVAASVEAVHYIKTLRKISLSVQELIDCNTSNFGCKGGYGVLALWYILRNGLSSESSYPYMARRSIAGCKGNKTVAARISGFRFVDRTEDALERAVAKQPVLVRLQCSNDLRNYKGGIMEYGSIPIMTRVHLVLFVGYGTDPDGIKYWRFKNSWGKGWGEDGFGRIRRHVADKRGVLDTVLILLVGRYMRKRVVFLKQLMSGLFLISAKFYVS from the exons ATGGAGATACATCTACTAGGTCGTCATGTTTCGTCCGGCGTTTGGCACCGTGGGGAGGATCCTATCGCGCCGGTTCTGCAGCCAAGCATCGTCCGGGTCGACGTCGTGGAG TGTCAGAGGAAGGTTGGGGATGCTGCAGCTATTGCTGCTGGCCGTCGCTCATGGCTCTCTCGCGG GATCGTAATTACATCAGCATGGTGCGTTGGTTTCGGACTTTGGAATGTGAACATGGTTGAAGAGCATGAAGAAAGGTCTACCCGCCCATCAGAGGTTGACTGGGTGAAAGCAGGTGATGTCTCTCCCGTTGTGAGGAAACAAAACGGTTGTA gctgctgctgggccatGGCTGTTGCAGCCTCGGTTGAAGCAGTACACTATATAAAGACCTTGAGGAAGATCTCCCTCTCGGTTCAAGAGCTCATTGACTGCAACACATCAAACTTTGGCTGCAAGGGTGGTTACGGTGTTCTTGCTCTTTGGTATATATTGAGAAATGGGCTCTCCAGCGAATCCTCCTACCCGTACATGGCTCGGAGAAGTATCGCGGGTTGCAAGGGGAACAAAACAGTAGCAGCAAGGATATCAGGCTTTCGTTTTGTCGACCGGACCGAGGATGCTCTCGAGAGAGCAGTAGCGAAGCAACCTGTGCTTGTCCGTTTACAGTGCTCGAATGATCTGCGGAATTACAAAGGAGGCATCATGGAGTATGGATCCATTCCTATAATGACTAGGGTGCATTTGGTCTTGTTTGTCGGTTATGGCACGGATCCCGATGGCATTAAGTATTGGCGCTTCAAGAACtcatggggaaagggttggggcgAGGATGGGTTTGGGAGGATTCGCAGGCATGTCGCTGACAAGCGAGGTGTCTTGG ATACCGTGCTGATCCTGCTCGTTGGGAGGTACATGAGGAAACGTGTGGTGTTCCTCAAACAGCTCATGTCTGGCCTGTTCCTGATCTCTG CTAAGTTCTACGTGAGCTAA
- the LOC124701178 gene encoding uncharacterized protein LOC124701178, translating to MSLRTRGDLSISVSAPLVDKVSWRCLYTGSTAGLGLWGLSAVRLETEESKGVKEEDDVPRVHVLCLHMFARPYPRGYSDDQLGFAMEIEKHMITDFSGLEVHLRTTEHVFGAFLLRLLGMHRIRTATRSLKIVLQRFEMKDRCTPLVNCSCDEPKDWRAQTISLANLEKVEIKQFNGQDHEFDFLKLIFRCAPMLRRVALELTKGFTPDNDWCTEIHSIFMGYPSVECTVDHSPGSMHHRPSCVST from the exons ATGTCCCTCCGCACCCGCGGTGACCTCAGCATATCCGTCTCGGCACCACTAGTGGATAAGGTCTCGTGGCGGTGCTTGTATACTGGATCAACCGCCGGGCTTGGCCTCTGGGGACTCTCTGCAGTGAGATTAGAGACAGAGGAGAGCAAAGGAgtaaaggaggaagacgatgtccCTCGTGTCCATGTCTTGTGCCTACACATGTTTGCCAGA CCATATCCACGTGGTTATTCAGACGATCAGCTCGGCTTTGCGATGGAGATAGAGAAACATATGATTACGGACTTCTCTGGCTTAGAGGTGCATCTCAGAACAACAGAACATGTGTTTGGAGCATTTCTGTTGCGGCTACTTGGGATGCATCGGATTCGCACTGCTACAAGAAGCCTTAAAATCGTCCTACAAAGATTTGAG ATGAAAGACAGATGTACACCCCTGGTGAATTGTTCTTGTGATGAGCCAAAGGACTGGAGAGCGCAGACAATCTCTTTGGCCAATCTTGAAAAGGTGGAAATTAAACAATTCAATGGGCAGGATCATGAGTTTGATTTCTTGAAATTGATATTTCGATGTGCACCAATGCTTAGAAGAGTCGCCCTGGAGCTGACAAAAGGGTTCACTCCAGATAATGATTGGTGCACAGAAATACACAGCATCTTCATGGGGTATCCTTCTGTGGAATGCACCGTTGATCATAGTCCAG GGTCGATGCACCACAGGCCAAGCTGTGTGTCAACATGA
- the LOC124701180 gene encoding E3 ubiquitin-protein ligase makorin-like isoform X2 yields the protein MSTARVLCSFSKHGACVEGESSELSHHSTGQANNVCAFYQKGACSNDARFTHDHVGVSHSNPVFQHGGAEDVMWGNKRSVADPHQAVLH from the exons ATGTCCACCGCCAG GGTTCTTTGCAGCTTCTCCAAGCACGGAGCATGCGTGGAAGGAGAGAGCTCCGAGCTCTCCCACCACTCCACTGGCCAAGCTAACAAC GTTTGTGCCTTCTACCAGAAGGGTGCGTGCTCGAACGATGCCCGTTTCACGCATGATCACGTCGGGGTTTCTCACAGCAACCCGGTGTTCCAGCACGGAGGAGCGGAAGATGTCATGTGGGGGAACAAGAGGTCCGTGGCGGACCCACACCAGGCCGTGCTGCACTAG
- the LOC124701180 gene encoding E3 ubiquitin-protein ligase makorin-like isoform X1, translating into MSTARVLCSFSKHGACVEGESSELSHHSTGQANNFSQVCAFYQKGACSNDARFTHDHVGVSHSNPVFQHGGAEDVMWGNKRSVADPHQAVLH; encoded by the exons ATGTCCACCGCCAG GGTTCTTTGCAGCTTCTCCAAGCACGGAGCATGCGTGGAAGGAGAGAGCTCCGAGCTCTCCCACCACTCCACTGGCCAAGCTAACAAC ttttctCAGGTTTGTGCCTTCTACCAGAAGGGTGCGTGCTCGAACGATGCCCGTTTCACGCATGATCACGTCGGGGTTTCTCACAGCAACCCGGTGTTCCAGCACGGAGGAGCGGAAGATGTCATGTGGGGGAACAAGAGGTCCGTGGCGGACCCACACCAGGCCGTGCTGCACTAG